In Saccharomonospora marina XMU15, one genomic interval encodes:
- a CDS encoding acetyl-CoA C-acetyltransferase, which yields MTDVVICEPIRTPVGRYGGMFSDVPVTALAARVIEELVSRTAVDPATIDDVVLGNCYPSGEAPAIGRVAALDAGLPVQVPGLQLDRRCGSGLQAVLDAAMRVATGAAELVLAGGAESMSNVEFYSDRMRWGVRGDGVRLHDRLARARVTAGGANHPVPGGMLETAENLRREYGISRAEQDELALESHRRAVAAIEDGRFAEEIVPVTVPGKRGKPDTTVSRDEHPRADTTVQRLAGLRPIMAGDDPEATVTAGNASGQNDGAAACLVTTRDKAEQLGLRPFARLVSWAVAGVPPRTMGIGPVPATEKALARAGLTLAELDLIELNEAFAAQVLACTREWQFTDSDFDRLNVNGSGISLGHPVGATGARILATLLREMRRRDARYGLETMCIGGGQGLAAVFELSR from the coding sequence ATGACCGACGTCGTGATCTGCGAGCCGATCCGTACCCCGGTGGGCCGCTACGGCGGCATGTTCTCCGACGTGCCGGTGACCGCGCTGGCGGCGCGGGTGATCGAGGAACTCGTCAGCCGCACGGCTGTCGACCCGGCGACCATCGACGACGTCGTTCTCGGCAACTGCTATCCAAGCGGTGAGGCACCCGCGATCGGCAGGGTCGCCGCGCTGGACGCCGGGTTGCCCGTGCAGGTGCCGGGCCTGCAGCTCGACCGGCGGTGCGGCTCGGGGTTGCAGGCCGTGCTCGACGCGGCGATGCGGGTGGCCACGGGGGCGGCGGAACTCGTGCTGGCAGGCGGCGCGGAGAGCATGAGCAACGTGGAGTTCTACTCCGACCGGATGCGCTGGGGCGTGCGCGGCGACGGTGTGCGGCTGCACGACCGGCTGGCCAGGGCCAGGGTGACGGCTGGCGGCGCGAACCATCCGGTGCCCGGTGGGATGCTGGAGACCGCGGAGAACCTGCGCCGCGAGTACGGAATCTCGCGCGCCGAGCAGGACGAGCTCGCGTTGGAGTCGCACCGGCGCGCGGTGGCGGCGATCGAGGACGGCAGGTTCGCCGAGGAGATCGTGCCGGTGACGGTGCCGGGCAAGCGTGGAAAGCCGGACACCACGGTTTCGCGCGACGAGCATCCGCGCGCCGACACCACGGTGCAGCGACTGGCCGGGCTGCGCCCGATCATGGCGGGCGACGACCCGGAGGCGACGGTGACGGCGGGCAACGCCAGCGGCCAGAACGACGGCGCCGCGGCCTGCCTCGTCACCACGAGGGACAAGGCTGAGCAGTTGGGGCTGCGGCCGTTCGCGCGGCTGGTGTCGTGGGCCGTGGCGGGAGTGCCGCCACGCACGATGGGCATCGGCCCGGTGCCCGCGACGGAAAAGGCGCTGGCTCGCGCCGGTCTCACGCTCGCCGAGCTGGATCTGATCGAGCTGAACGAGGCGTTCGCTGCACAGGTGCTGGCGTGCACGCGGGAGTGGCAGTTCACCGACAGCGACTTCGATCGGCTGAACGTCAACGGCTCGGGTATCTCGCTCGGGCATCCGGTCGGCGCCACCGGGGCCCGTATCCTCGCCACCCTGCTGCGGGAGATGCGCAGGCGAGATGCTCGCTACGGGCTGGAAACCATGTGCATCGGCGGCGGGCAGGGGCTCGCGGCGGTCTTCGAACTCAGCCGTTGA
- a CDS encoding WD40/YVTN/BNR-like repeat-containing protein has product MTGVRVLVGTRKGAFILTSDGKRQQWDISGPHFAGWEVYHMKGSPSDPDRIYAAPSGGWFGQVVQRSDDGGRTWNPVGNKFAYEGGTGTHQWYDGTQHPWEFARVWHFEPSLTEPDTVYAGVEDAALFRSVDGGWTWQELPGLRRHDSASSWQPGAGGMCLHTIVQDPRDAGRLFVAISAAGAFRTDDAGESWRPINKGLRSDGIPDTDAEVGHCVHNLAMHPQRPDVLYMQKHWDVMRTDDGGETWHDIGGNLPTDFGFPIDVHAHEPDTVYVVPIKSDSEHFPIDGSLRVYRSRTGGHEWEPLTEGLPQRDCYVNVLRDAMAVDTLQECGIYFGTTGGQVYVSPDSGAHWTPIVRDLPAVLSVEVQSLP; this is encoded by the coding sequence ATGACCGGGGTACGAGTGTTGGTCGGGACGCGCAAAGGAGCGTTCATCCTGACCTCGGACGGCAAGAGACAACAGTGGGACATCAGCGGGCCGCACTTCGCGGGCTGGGAGGTTTACCACATGAAGGGATCGCCCAGCGATCCCGACCGGATCTACGCGGCGCCGTCCGGCGGCTGGTTCGGGCAGGTGGTGCAGCGCTCCGACGACGGCGGCCGAACCTGGAACCCCGTCGGCAACAAGTTCGCCTACGAGGGCGGCACGGGCACGCACCAGTGGTACGACGGCACCCAGCACCCGTGGGAGTTCGCGCGGGTGTGGCACTTCGAGCCGTCGCTGACCGAGCCGGACACCGTGTACGCGGGCGTGGAGGACGCCGCGCTGTTCCGCTCCGTCGACGGCGGCTGGACGTGGCAGGAACTGCCGGGGCTGCGCCGCCACGATTCGGCGTCCTCCTGGCAACCGGGGGCGGGCGGGATGTGCCTGCACACCATCGTGCAGGACCCGCGCGACGCGGGACGGCTGTTCGTGGCCATCTCGGCGGCGGGCGCGTTCCGCACCGACGACGCGGGTGAGTCGTGGCGGCCCATCAACAAGGGGCTGCGCTCCGACGGCATCCCCGACACCGACGCCGAGGTGGGCCACTGCGTCCACAACCTCGCCATGCACCCGCAGCGGCCCGACGTGCTGTACATGCAGAAGCACTGGGACGTGATGCGCACCGACGACGGCGGCGAGACCTGGCACGACATCGGCGGCAACCTGCCGACCGACTTCGGCTTTCCCATCGACGTGCACGCGCACGAGCCGGACACCGTCTACGTGGTGCCGATCAAGAGCGACTCCGAGCACTTCCCGATCGACGGCAGCCTGCGTGTCTACCGCAGCCGCACCGGCGGCCACGAGTGGGAGCCGCTCACCGAGGGCCTGCCGCAGCGCGACTGCTACGTCAACGTGCTGCGCGACGCGATGGCCGTCGACACCCTGCAGGAGTGCGGCATCTACTTCGGCACGACGGGTGGCCAGGTGTACGTGTCACCGGACTCGGGGGCGCACTGGACGCCGATCGTGCGAGACCTGCCCGCCGTGCTCTCGGTGGAGGTGCAGTCGCTGCCATGA
- a CDS encoding MoaD/ThiS family protein, which yields MIRVALPTHLRTLARVDGEVRLEIAGTATLGSVLDALEERYPALRGTVRDQVTLRRRAFVRFFACEEDLSHEPHDTALPAPVLAGTEPLLIVGAMAGG from the coding sequence ATGATCCGCGTCGCACTGCCCACCCACCTGCGCACGCTCGCGCGCGTGGACGGCGAGGTACGGCTGGAGATCGCGGGCACCGCCACGCTGGGTTCGGTACTGGACGCGCTCGAGGAGCGTTACCCTGCGCTGCGCGGCACGGTGCGCGACCAGGTGACGCTGCGGCGCAGGGCGTTCGTGCGCTTCTTCGCCTGCGAGGAGGACCTCTCCCACGAGCCGCACGACACCGCGCTGCCCGCCCCGGTGCTGGCAGGCACCGAACCGCTGCTCATCGTTGGCGCGATGGCAGGCGGCTGA
- a CDS encoding winged helix-turn-helix transcriptional regulator: MATRRSYNDMCGMAHALDLVGERWALLVVRELLLGPKRYSDLRADLPGISTNVLSQRLSDLEREGVVRRAKLPPPAASAVYQLTEWGQELEPVVCALGRWGFRSPSWRPGTNLSTSALILSLRTNVRDTAGEPAMRVGLRIGEHTFRAEVANGTFTVVPATANEPDVVLEADEPRSLAVLVYGAGELDTAVAEGTVRFSGDRDVALRFVSLFALPETAAPSAAVNG; the protein is encoded by the coding sequence ATGGCCACGCGGCGCAGCTACAACGACATGTGCGGGATGGCTCACGCACTCGATCTGGTGGGGGAGCGGTGGGCGCTGCTCGTGGTGCGCGAGCTGTTGCTGGGCCCGAAGCGCTATTCCGACCTGCGCGCCGACCTGCCCGGCATCAGCACCAACGTGCTCTCGCAGCGACTGTCGGACCTGGAGCGGGAGGGTGTCGTGCGCAGGGCCAAGCTTCCGCCGCCAGCCGCGTCGGCGGTGTACCAGCTCACCGAGTGGGGACAGGAGTTGGAGCCGGTCGTCTGCGCGCTCGGCCGCTGGGGGTTCCGCTCGCCGAGCTGGCGTCCCGGAACGAACCTGAGCACCAGTGCGTTGATCCTTTCGCTGCGCACCAACGTGCGAGACACCGCGGGCGAGCCCGCCATGCGCGTCGGCCTGCGCATCGGCGAGCACACCTTCCGCGCCGAGGTGGCGAACGGCACCTTCACCGTCGTGCCCGCCACGGCGAACGAACCGGACGTTGTGCTCGAGGCCGACGAACCGAGATCGCTGGCCGTGCTCGTCTACGGCGCGGGAGAGCTCGACACCGCCGTGGCCGAAGGCACGGTGCGGTTCAGCGGCGACCGCGACGTGGCGTTGCGCTTTGTGTCGCTGTTCGCGCTGCCCGAGACCGCCGCCCCCAGCGCGGCGGTCAACGGCTGA
- a CDS encoding gamma-glutamylcyclotransferase family protein, translating into MTARLPGRLAAVAARPAPLFVYGTLRFAAVLQALLGRVPTAAASAAEGWRAAALRGRCYPVLVPGSGRADGLLLTDLAPNEWRVIDEFEDDFYDLTALTLTEGQQAYCYACPHVPWQELDGDWDAESFARRALPGFVAECRQWRAGPC; encoded by the coding sequence TTGACCGCCCGGCTGCCGGGCAGGCTCGCTGCCGTGGCGGCGCGGCCGGCACCGCTGTTCGTCTACGGAACGCTGCGGTTCGCCGCGGTGCTCCAGGCGCTGCTCGGGCGGGTGCCCACCGCTGCCGCGTCGGCCGCGGAGGGTTGGCGGGCGGCCGCACTACGCGGACGGTGCTACCCCGTGCTGGTGCCAGGGTCCGGCAGGGCGGACGGGCTGCTGCTGACAGACCTGGCGCCGAACGAATGGCGCGTCATCGACGAGTTCGAGGACGACTTCTACGACCTCACCGCACTCACGTTGACCGAGGGGCAACAGGCGTACTGCTACGCCTGCCCGCACGTGCCGTGGCAGGAGCTGGACGGCGACTGGGACGCCGAGTCCTTCGCCCGGCGCGCCCTGCCCGGTTTCGTCGCCGAATGCAGGCAGTGGCGCGCCGGGCCGTGCTGA